One Triticum dicoccoides isolate Atlit2015 ecotype Zavitan chromosome 5B, WEW_v2.0, whole genome shotgun sequence genomic window carries:
- the LOC119306054 gene encoding cortical cell-delineating protein-like, protein MALTKVALFLALNLGLIAIVHGNPPMVPAPPLVPTPPVAPAPSIGGSCPINPLKITVCSNVLLLLKLRINVPETEQCCPLLSGLADLDAAVCVCTAIKANLLGIITVDIPVDLALLLNHCNKTYPSTFTCSP, encoded by the coding sequence ATGGCGCTAACAAAAGTTGCTCTCTTCCTTGCCCTCAACCTTGGTCTCATTGCTATTGTGCATGGTAACCCTCCAATGGTTCCTGCACCACCTTTGGTGCCTACCCCACCTGTTGCACCGGCACCATCGATTGGTGGTTCCTGCCCAATCAACCCACTAAAGATAACTGTCTGCAGCAATGTGTTGTTGCTACTCAAGCTCCGGATCAACGTGCCGGAGACCGAGCAATGTTGCCCACTGCTTAGTGGGTTGGCTGATCTAGATGCCGCTGTTTGTGTTTGCACTGCCATCAAGGCCAACCTCCTCGGCATCATCACCGTCGACATTCCCGTCGACCTGGCCCTCCTACTCAACCATTGTAACAAGACATATCCCTCTACTTTCACCTGCTCGCCATGA